One region of Cottoperca gobio chromosome 19, fCotGob3.1, whole genome shotgun sequence genomic DNA includes:
- the fbxw10 gene encoding LOW QUALITY PROTEIN: F-box/WD repeat-containing protein 10 (The sequence of the model RefSeq protein was modified relative to this genomic sequence to represent the inferred CDS: deleted 1 base in 1 codon), whose translation MKCVKFGRSVSGCELDCKTAEGCLSMCGMCPSCAFAPKPPASTRCLWKVSDEFKRRFVVALLLRCRNTQVLENIQSVLGVTSWNLLTYARSRSPTALEDFPCRSSDRAPDGKPLGMDLNEIWDWFNGSPDWIKLRYLCRLFSLCDSELLRMVANLTSVLLVRQKRGFLQFNVSSGSTSQQDQDSDGDSEDPALMVVPGSSKSASGVSRYRDFIGCLPVDLSKRILGLVDEVTLRHCQKVCRHWQLLAKETVEEIKFRTLFQDQIQTMMKRCRGINKVSATYANIVEVPVPIKNDEKVDIHTCVQKVKPFEAAYAEFKTKTVLMEERNVYCGAYFTTVLLDKEDSHRVMDYRGGWFMATGSKDRVVRLFSVASDTKVVSVMKGHVASIRAVLLCEDRHLLITASCDSSIRCWSLKTDRCVMMLYGHTGTVNCLDVHADTLVSGAKDCRVKVWSLLTGKHFEDYNFKHPSPVRCVRINTGTVYSSCDRGFVKIWDMENASLLRVMDAHRSSVRCLFFDERHFLSGDCSGQVMAWSINCDVKECLMTFTHPKEVKSLTLVYLRVITGCVDGKIRIFNFLTGDCLRDITAEAETGRILSLHFHDNRILVNATSSVKLYQFAKVFWDYTTEGGQGDAVAQEVLVSEKSAASLRKLRFTSVEADHTAQVASHSQKIHSCNNKKPERAELLYRTCFLPTSMKCRAQARERCETANTSVMMSEKATSDRMKSRGLHHPLTRDSILLRINAIQKAQCMDEVSINMECNARLRDSWGPDTPQDPRYCGLEQSLHTPMCHTTDFHPRRAKTCVPILRRAVSQNMADAIQGRAVSAAPDSARRRKPCLFSKKAQPHSADTCRAIQRVSGFTRSATEGPRAPECTFMRSLPNPEPSMKTGPSFPSFPRINPVSQFREQGGCCLLTAAQLEDCRAKKDVMQNCEKKLCKRNKKQEKTL comes from the exons ATGAAGTGCGTTAAATTTGGTAGAAGTGTGTCAGGGTGTGAGCTGGACTGTAAAACGGCGGAGGGATGTCTCTCCATGTGCGGGATGTGTCCATCTTGCGCCTTTGCCCCCAAACCACCGGCCTCCACTCGGTGTTTGTGGAAGGTGTCGGATGAATTCAAGAGAAGGTTCGTGGTGGCGCTACTGTTGCGGTGCAGAAACACCCAGGTGCTCGAAAACATCCAGAGTGTGCTGGGAGTAACATCGTGGAATTTACTCACTTACGCAAGGTCAAGGAGCCCCACTGCACTTGAGGATTTCCCCTGCCGCAGTTCAGACAGGGCGCCGGATGGGAAACCTCTCGGCATGGACCTGAATGAGATCTGGGACTGGTTCAACGGCAGCCCCGACTGGATCAAGTTACGCTATCTTTGCAGGCTTTTCTCACTCTGTGACTCGGAACTATTACGCATGGTGGCTAATTTAACCAGCGTTCTTCTGGTCAGACAAAAACGAGGGTTTCTGCAATTTAATG TGAGTAGTGGCAGTACTAGTCAGCAAGACCAGGACAGTGATGGAGACTCAGAGGACCCTGCTCTCATGGTGGTGCCCGGATCCTCAAAGTCTGCCTCAGGAGTCAGT CGATACCGAGACTTCATAGGCTGCCTACCTGTTGATCTGTCAAAGAGGATATTAG GTCTGGTAGATGAGGTCACTTTGAGACACTGCCAGAAGGTTTGTCGACACTGGCAGCTCCTTGCAAAGGAAACCGTGGAGGAAATCAAGTTCAGAACACTTTTTCAGGATCAAATTCAGACAATGATGAAG AGATGTAGAGGTATTAATAAAGTCAGTGCGACGTACGCCAACATCGTTGAAGTCCCTGTACCTATCAAGAATGATGAGAAAGTGGATATTCATACTTGTGTCCAAAAG GTCAAGCCATTTGAAGCTGCTTATGCCGAATTCAAAACCAAGACGGTGCTAATGGAGGAGCGCAATGTTTATTGTGGTGCATATTTCACCACGGTGCTGCTGGACAA AGAGGACTCACATCGGGTGATGGACTACAGAGGTGGATGGTTTATGGCGACGGGCTCCAAGGATCGCGTGGTGCGTCTGTTTTCCGTGGCGTCAGATACAAAAGTGGTGTCGGTGATGAAGGGCCATGTTGCCAGCATCCGGGCAGTGCTGCTCTGCGAGGACAGACACCTGCTGATCACTGCCAGCTGCGATTCCAGTATCAG GTGTTGGAGTTTGAAGACCGACAGGTGTGTGATGATGCTGTATGGTCACACTGGCACTGTCAACTGCCTGGATGTCCATGCTGACACACTCGTCTCAGGAGCTAAAGACTGTAGAGTAAAAG TGTGGAGTCTACTCACAGGGAAGCATTTTGAGGATTATAATTTCAAGCACCCGAGTCCTGTCCGATGTGTGAGGATCAACACAGGAACGGTGTACAGCAGCTGTGATCGGGGCTTCGTCAAAATATGGGACATGGAGAACGCGTCGCTGCTCAGG GTGATGGACGCCCACAGGAGCTCAGTGAGGTGCCTGTTCTTCGATGAAAGACACTTTTTATCCGGGGACTGCAGCGGGCAGGTCATGGCCTGGAGCATCAACTGTGACGTTAAAGAGTGTCTTATGACCTTCACCCACCCAAA GGAGGTCAAATCTCTGACTCTTGTTTACCTCCGTGTCATTACTGGCTGTGTGGATGGAAAGATTCGCATATTCAATTTCCTCACCGGAGACTGTCTGAGAGACATAACGGCAGAGGCTGAAACAGGCCGAATACTGTCCCTGCACTTCCATGACAACCG TATATTAGTGAACGCGACATCCAGTGTGAAGCTCTACCAGTTTGCCAAAGTGTTCTGGGATTACACAACTGAGGGAGGGCAGGGTGATGCGGTGGCTCAGGAGGTTTTGGTTTCTGAGAAGTCTGCAGCTTCGCTCAGAAAGCTTCGCTTCACCTCTGTCGAGGCCGACCACACGGCACAGGTGGCTTCCCACAGCCAAAAGATACACAGCTGTAACAACAAGAAGCCAGAGAGAGCTGAGCTGCTTTACCGCACCTGCTTCCTGCCTACCTCCATGAAATGTCGAGCACAAG CCAGAGAGCGCTGTGAGACTGCTAATACGTCAGTGATGATGAGTGAGAAGGCAACGAGTGACCGGATGAAGAGCAGGGGGCTTCATCATCCTCTGACACGCGACTCCATCCTCCTCAGGATCAATGCCATCCAGAAGGCGCAGTGCATGGATGAAGTCAGCATCAACATGGAGTGCAATGCCAGGCTGCGAGATTCCTGGGGCCCCGACACGCCTCAAGATCCTCGGTACTGCGGCCTGGAACAGAGCCTGCACACTCCGATGTGTCACACAACTGATTTTCATCCCAGGCGAGCCAAGACCTGTGTTCCAATTTTAAGGAGAGCTGTCAGTCAAAATATGGCAGACGCGATCCAAGGCAGAGCTGTCTCCGCCGCCCCTGACTCTGCGAGGAGACGCAAACCctgtttattttctaaaaaagCACAGCCTCACAGCGCTGATACATGCAGGGCAATCCAGAGAGTGAGTGGATTCACTAGAAGTGCCACAGAGGGTCCACGGGCTCCTGAGTGCACGTTCATGAGATCGTTGCCTAATCCAGAACCCTCCATGAAAACTGGCCCCAGCTTCCCCAGCTTCCCCAGGATCAACCCTGTGAGTCAATTCAGAGAGCAGGGAGGATGCTGTCTGCTCACAGCGGCCCAGCTGGAAGATTGTAGGGCCAAGAAGGACGTCATGCAGAACTGTGAAAAAAAACTGTGCAAGAGGAATaagaaacaagagaaaacacTGTAA